Genomic segment of Alphaproteobacteria bacterium:
GCTTTTGGGTATGCGTTATCAGCAAATAGAAGAAGTGTTTAGTAAAATCATCACCTTTGCCGAACTGGAAAACGCCATTGAAAAGCCTATTTCTACGTATTCCGATGGAATGAAGGCACGGCTGGGATTTGCCGTATCATTCCAACTCGATCCCGATATATTGTTGGTGGATGAGGTTTTAGGTGTGGGCGATGCCGCCTTCCGCGAAAAATCTTCCGAAATGATGAAACGGCGCATCCACTCCGACCGCACAGTGGTGCTTGTTTCACATAATGCCAATACCATACGCGAATTATGCGAACGTTGCGTATGGATAGAAGAAGGGGTGACAGTGGCCGAAGGTCCCACCGATGAAATAATGCGTGATTATCAAAACTATGTAGGAAAGCGGGCAAACCGCTAGGTAATGTATGACAACAGAAACAAAAACCCGTAGCACAGCCACAAAAAAAGCCCCCCGCAGTGATACCAAGAACACTGCCTCACAGCTAATTGTGTTGGGCATGCACCGCTCCGGCACCTCGGCCATGACTGGCGTTATGGAAGCACTCGGCGCATTTGTGGGGGATAAAGACGACTTGACCGCCACTTCATGGGAAAACCCTAAAGGATTTTTTGAACGTCAGGATATGCGCCAGATATGCGATGGATTTTTACACAGTGAACAAGCTGATTGGTGGAATATTCCGCATTTTGACGCTGCAAATGTAAGCGATGCTACGCGCAACAAGCTTACTTCGCAAATTGAATCGCTGGTCGCAGAGCTGGATACCCATGGCACATGGGCCATAAAAGAACCCCGTTTATGCTTGTTATTACCGCTCTTGGAGCCATTTTTATCACATCCAGCGATTGTTTTTATTAGCCGTAATCCGTTGGAAGTCGCCAAATCGCTCCGCCGCCGCAATGGCTTTTCTATCGATGCCGGATTGGCGCTTTGGGAGGCGTATAACATTGCTGCCCTCATCCATTCAGCGCATCTTCCACGCATATTCGTGAACTATCACGAGCTTACCGCACAGCCCCAAAAAACCATCGAAAAAATTCGTAAATCATTAGAGAAAATTGGCGTTAAAGGACTACAAAGCGAGCAGGATTCCGAGGTAATAGAGCAAGACTTACATCGTGAGCATGCAGACGACACCGAATATCAGGAGCGCTTAACACCTTCACAAAAACGCTTGTGGGAGGCGTTATCGAAAGGCAAGCCGGAAGCATTAGAGCTGCAGCTTTCTTACAATGCCCAATGCATTTTAGAAGAATTTGCAGCCGATCAGGATTTATTATTGGGCCTGCGCGCCTCATTAACCCAATCTGAAAAAGCGCTGAAAGAAAGCAACGATTTGAACACCCGTCGCCAAAAAGAATTTGCCCGTGCGATGGATAAGAAATCTGCCGATTTAGAGCTGGTATCGCAAAAAGCAGGTCGCCGCGCCCGCGAGTTACAAGATGTCTATAATTCCACCAGCTGGAAAGTCACTGCCCCTTTACGTAAGTTTTCACGCACTGCCCCCCATATCGCCGCCTATGGCCGCAAAGGGCTGCGATTGGGTAAACGCATAGTAACCTTGCAACTTTATGACACCATTAAGCGCCGCTTTACCATGCAGCATCGAGAGCGCATGTTTACCGAAGCTGCCCGTATGTTTGATCATGAATGGTACACTCAGCCACAAGCAGCCAGCAAAGAGTCTGTTGCCGTATTGCTCAATTATCTGCGTGATGGCATTGGCCAGCATCATGCCCACCGCCCCATAGAGCGCCAACTTAAACAGTGGAACTCCACCCGTGAGCAGGCTTTTCAAAAAGATACCGATGCGCTCTATGCCGCGAAATCCAAACAGTTTGATGCCGTAAAAACTGCGGTTATCATGCCGACATGGAATCGCGCCGAAACTATCCACACCGCTATCAAATCGGTGTTGGAGCAAAGCCATCAGAACTTTACGCTCTATATTATTGATGATGGAAGCGACGACAACACCGCCGAAATAGTAACAAAATTTGCCAATAACGATTCACGCATTGTCTATCACAGCTCTAATCGCGGAGGCGTATCGCAAGCACGAAATCTTGGACTTCAGCTGGTTAATTTAGCGGGCGATGCTGAATATGTGTTTTATCTCGACAGCGATAATGCATGGCTTACTCACTATCTGCGCACCATGATCGTCTTTATGCATACTGGCCAACTGGACGCGGGCTATGCTGGCATAGAAGCCAAAGACGATGGTGGGAACACCGAATTTTATCGCGGCGATGAATTCGATTGGAACGCGTGTTTGAAGGCAAATTATGTTGATTTAAATTGCTTTGCTCACCGGCGCGACATTGCCGCTACTCCAGACAAATGGTTTGATACTGACTTGCGGCGCATGGTGGATTGGGACTTTATCTTACGTCTTACTGCGCTAAGCCGCACCTGTTTTGCACCATTTTTAGGGGTGAGCTACTATAACGGCGACTGCGGCAATCGCATCACTAAAACCGAATATGTTGATAATACCGAAGGGTTGCGCGAACAGATTCAAAGTAAATATAACCCTGCGTTTTTCAGTGTGTACAGCGCCAGCATTAATCGCCCAAATTGGGGAGAGATTCGCTGGGTGAATACCTGCATGAATATTGGCCTAAAAATCCCTGCGCCCTATGATAAACGCATGGAATGGGGCGATTATCACTATGCTGAATCGCTCAAAGCTGCATTTGAAGCGCTTGGCCATTGTGTCACCATCGATTTTGCCGGCGATTGGGATAAACGCCCCGCAGAGCAAGACGATGTGGTGCTGGTGCTGCGCGGATTGAGCGGATACACTCCCAAGCCTGAACATTTCAACATTATGTGGAATATCAGCCATCCCGATCAGGTTGCTTATGATGAATATGAGCAATATGATTTGGTATGTGTGGCTTCGGTGTCCTATGCGGCGTTTTTGCGCTGCGTGATACGTAAGCCTGTGGCCTGCTTGTTACAATCCACCGATACACAGCGTTTTTATCCGGATGCACCCGACCCCGACAAAGCCGCTGATGTATTATTTGTGGGCAACTCACGTAACGAATATCGCGATATTGTGCGCTGGGCGATTGAGGCAGATGCGGATCTAACCGTGTATGGCACGCGCTGGAAGGGCTTTATCGATGATCATTACGTCAAGGGCGAGAACATCAACAATACTGAATTAGGTGCGTATTATCGCAGCGCTGGGGCGGTGTTGAACGATCACTGGGCGTCTATGCGCGATTATGGGCTGGTTTCCAACCGTATATTTGATGTGTTGGCAGCGGGTGGCACACTGATCTCCGATCGCTGCGATTCAAGCGGGTATATTTTTGGCGATGCGGTGCAACAAGTATCGAACGCAGACGAAACTGCAGAAGCGCTTAAGAACGTACATGCGCGTGAGGCGGCGGATAAACGCGCCGTGGCGGAATATGTGGTGGCAAAACACAGCTTTGATGCGCGGGCGCAATCGCTATTGCATCACAGCTATCGTGCGCTGAGCAACCATGTGCCATCCCCTGCCGATGATGCGTTTATGGCCATGCCTTATATTCAAAAAGATGCACCGCTTAAGGTGAATGTGCTGTGCAAAAAGGGGCATCACGGGCCGCAAAGCTCGGCTTTTATTCGCCTTATCTCGCCGCTGACCGATGATTCTATGGTGGGCAAGGTGCAGCTGCATTTGTGCCATGGTGAAGATATGACCGAAGCCGCCCATGCGGATGTAACCATTGTTCAGCGTGTAGCGATTGATAGCCGTAGCGATGCGCAAAGCTTTTTTGATTCGGCACAACTGCGCGGCACCAAATTAATTTTGGATAACGATGATGCATTTGTGAAGATTGACCCGAATCATCCGGAATTTTCGTTATATACGCAAAAAAACCTGATTATGGAACAGGTGATGCAGCAGTGCGATCAGTTATGGTTTTCTACACAGGCTTTGGCGGATGCTTACGGGCATATCGAAAAGCCGCGACATGTGGTAGAAAATGCGCTGGATCCACGCATTTGGCGTAACTACCGCGAAACTCGACCCTTGATTGGCGAGCGTAATGTGGCACAGATGGTATATATGGGTACAAGCACCCATGATGACGATTTTAATATGATTATGCCCGCGCTGGATGCGGTGGCAGAGGCAATGCCTAATAGCTTTGAACTTACGCTGATTAGTGCGGTGCGTAACCCACCTAAGCGAAGCAGGCTGAAGGTCGAGCAGACCCCTGCTAATGCGCGTGTGTATCCACGATTTGTGCGTTGGTTTGTGCAACAGCCGCCATGGGATATTGGGCTTTCGCCGCTGGTAGATAATCCATTTAATCGCTGTAAATCGGATATTAAGTTTTTGGATTATCTGGGCTTGGAAATTTTGCCCGTACTTTCAGATATGGAAGCGTATAATGGCGATGCCAAGGCGCAGGCATTAGCGGTGATGGCAGAGAATACCACACAGGGCTGGGTGGATGCGCTTAGCGATGCGATTGAGAATATCGAATCCCATCGTGCGCGGGTTGTGGCAGGACGAGAATATTTATGGCAACAACGCAGCACCAAGCAAATGGCTGCCCGCCAATGGGAGCTGATTGAACAGCTTTAAATAGTTTACGTAATATTATTGCGCATATAACAAAAGCCCTGTGCATTCGTACAGGGCTTTTTGTGTTGACAAATTCCTATTCGTTATAAGCAAAAAGAAAGGGCGCCCCCGAAGGGACGCCCGAATCTTTGTTTGCTTGAAGCAAGACTTATACGAAGTCAGCGTCAACCAAGGTGGTGGTGTAGCCAACCAGGTCAGCAACCTGAGCAACTTCACCTGCAGCAACACCAGCGCCTACGCCTGTGTTAACTGCCCATGCAGTGGTATGGCCATTGCCTTGTACGAGTACTACAGCAACTTCACTACCTGCGGTATCTTCGAATGCTTTACCAGCACCGAACAATGCAGCTACTTCAGCAGCAGTGTCTACGTTACCATCAGCATCGGTAACAACGAGAATGTCGTTGGTAGCCCATGCAACAGCAGCAGTAGAAGTATCGGTAACGGTAGCTGTAATGGTAGTATCAGTAGCCAACGCAGCGAAGTCGAGCAAGTCGTCTGTACCGAAGTCGGTAATGGTATCATTGCCGTTAGCGCCTGCAGTGCCTTCAAAGATGTAGGTATCTGCACCAGTACCACCGGTAAGGGAGTCATTGCCTTCTTTACCTTGAATGGTATCTGCACCAGCACCACCGTCGATGGTGTCTACAACAGCACCGCCAGTGATTACGTTTGCACCAGCACCACCGGTAACAGCAACACCAGAGGTGGTGTAAGCGTCAACGTTGATGTTGATAGCGGTAGCAGCAGTTGGCTCGGTCAAGCTAACAGATACGATACCAGCGGTTTGAGCGTCAACACCCAAGGTAACGGTACCAGCAGTGTTACCAACGGTAAGTGCTTCTACAGAAGCCGCGAAGTTAGCGAAGCTACCAGCATCAATACCAGAACCATCGGTTACTTCTACGGTATCGGTTCCGGTACCACCAACAACGGTAGCAGCCAGATCGAGTGTGGTGTCGTCAGCAAATACAAAAGTATCTGCACCGTTACCACCGCGAAGTTCGTCAGCACCACCGCCACTGATTAGACGGTCACCCAAGTCACCTGCGATCAACTGATCAGCGGTAGCAGCACCGGTAAGGGTAGCAGCAGTTCCGTTGAAGTTGGTAAGCAATACACCAGCACCTGTGGTCAGGTTGGTGGAGGTGAAGTCGGTACCGAAGTTGGTGAACTGGATTTTACCGGTATCGGTAATGGTCAATTGACCTGCTGCAAATGCAACATCCAAATCAACAGCATTGCTGCCAACAATCAATTTATCAGTCGACACAAAGTCGGTGATACGTGCAGTGGTGTTAGCATTTGCGGTTACGTCGATGGTATGGGTATCAATACCAGCACCACCAGAGATGGTAACAGTACCGGTAGCAGCACCAGTCCAGTTGATTGCATCGTCACCTTCACCACCTTCGATGGTGTTGTTAGCAACAGCAGCAGCGAAAGTAATGGTATCGTTGCCGTTATCGCCTTTGAAGATGCTTCCGGTTACACCAGCAGCAGCGTCCATAGCGTCGTTACCAGCGCCACCGCGAACGGTGTTTGCACCAGTAGCTGTACCAGCAATGTCGATATCGTCGTTACCGTTCATACCGTTGATGAGGTTTGCACCGGCACCGGAAACGGTAATGGTGTCAACGCCAGCTTGGGTAAGATTGTTTACGTTATCGCCGAATACGGTATAATCACCGCTTCCGTCTACGTCGATGGTGTCATCGCCAAGGTCACCCCATGCAATGTTTCCGTCGCCGCTGGAACCAAGGTTGATGGTATCATTACCAGCACCACCGCGAACAAAGTTGCCTGCAGCGGTTGTTTCAACATTGATGGTATCACCACTGTTCATGCCGTTTACGGTGTTGGTACCAGAACCGTTGATGGTAATGGTGTCTGCACCCGAATCGCTAAGATTGTTCAGGTTATCACCAAAGATGGCATTGTTACCGGTACCATCAACAACGATGGTATCAGCACCCAAATCACCCCAAACGGTGTTGTTGCCGGTTGCATTGGTGTTAATATTGATAAGGTCGTCGCCAGCACCACCACGGATGGTGTTTGCGCCGGTGCCCTGACCAGCAGCAGAAGATACGTCGATATCATCAACGCCGGAGTTACCAAAAATGGTGTGGCTGCCGGTGCCGTCTACAGCGATGGTATCACCGGAGGTGCCGCCAAGAACAAAATCACCGGTGTTAGCAGAGGTGGTGAAATTTTGTGCGTTGCTGTCAGCAAATACATCGGTTGTGCCATCACCAACGAGCAGGCCGGAACCGTCGTTGAATGCGATGTTAGAAGTGGTGATTTGCAAATAAGAAACACCAGTCAGGGTAGCGGTAGCACCGGTACCAGAGGTGAGCGTAAGGTTGTCACCAGTAAGGTTGAAACGGAAGCCAGATGCAGCGCCAAACTGTACCGCATCAATAGCAAGAACGTCGGCATCGACGTCAAAGTTTGCTACGGTAAGGCCGTCAGCAAAAGAAAAAACAGTCATATTTAATTCCTTTTAAGTATTTAAAGTTATTCAAGGAGTTAGTGAAAATTTTGAGCACTTATACCACTGTGTGACACAAGCCGACAAACGTACCCAACTAACGTTAAGTCAACAATGTTCTTAGCTTAGTTATGCCAAAAAGGAAACCCTTTTTTTTTGGTATTGGGGGCGTTAGTGGGTAGTCTTATTCACACCTGTGGCATTTTTATCACGCCTTGCTCCATCCTTATTCTATTGGTGATGTTCTACGGTAATCTATGCCGCTAATATCATAGAGCGCCTGTGTTTTCTTGGCATATATTTCGTCTAGAATTGGCATAAGACTAGGGCGCATAGGGGTTTGGGCGGGGATGTGCTTTAGTAGTTGTGCCACCGGTTCGGCTGAAAAATACTCACTGTCCTGCACACCAATATGCGCGCATACGCCTTGCAGAAGCCAATGCGGGTCGCTGGAAATATGTTCGAATTGCATAATATGTAGTTTATTTTCATATGCAGCCTGCCATTGGGCAATGGCGCGGGCATAATCGCCTTGTTTAAGCGATTGCGCGGAGCGAAAGTGATCGGCATACCAATGATCGGAAGTTTCTTCGGGGGTGAGTCCGGCAAGCTCGCGCAGTTTTTCTGCCGCCGCCCATGCACGATTGCGCGGATCGCGGATAATATAAATAATTTTCGCTTGTGGTGCAAAGTCGTGAATCACTGCTGGCATGGAGGTATCGTCGAACCAGCAATAGGTGGGAGAGAAGTCGCCCAGCTTGCTGGCGGCTTGCACGATCTCGGCAGTGGGCGGCGGGGCATGTGGATCGAGTTCTGCCAGCTTTGCGCCTTGGCTGCGGGTGTCCAGCCCATCCAATCGCGCCATGAGCTTATCGAACCAACTACGGTGGTGTTGGGGCGGCACAGCTGGGCGCGCTGTTTCGCGTACTGTAGGCGACACACCATCCGGCCAATGTGCAAACACGCTGCGATACCATTCCAGATCGCGGCTATAATCAGCATCAACAAGGCTTTGAGGATAGTGGCGGCTCCAGAATGACAGCTCCATCTCGCGGGGAAAGTGAATTTCGGGATGGCGGCGCAACTGTTCATATAGCCAGTCTTCACCCGCTCTACGTGCGCCAATGCCTATAAAATCCAGCATGGAGTTCCCTTTACTATTTGCAAAAAACCGCTAATGATGGGCGAGTTTACACCGCTTTTTTGCAGATGCAAGCGCTAGCAGTCGTCTTCCCAATCCTCGTCCCAATCGGCATCATCTTCAGAAATAATGTCGCCTTTCATAGAAGGGCCGTGCGTGTGAACGCGGTTTGAATCTCCACATACCAGCGGATGCCACGCAGGCAGTGATTGCCCATAGGCCACCAGACGATACCCACAGCTATGGGGCAGCCAATCGAGTGCGAAGACATTTTGCGGTGTAACTTTTACACAATCGGCAACATTCTCATGGCGATTGGCATAATCAGAGCATCGGTGGCTATCCAAACATAAATAGCGGCATGCCACATTCGACAGGGCAATTTCATCAGTATCCACATCTTGTGTGCGTATCTGACAGCACAGGCCACAGCCATCACATAATGACTCCCATTCGCTTTGCGACATTTCGTGCAGGGGTTTGGTGATGAATTCAGGCTGAGGCATAGGATGCTCGCAGAAGTTTATTAATTTTTAATTTCACGATGTATCCGACCTTATCGCACATTAATTGCGCAAACGTTAGGCTAATTTATACGACAAACCGCTATGTAAGGAAAGTATTATGCCCCAAGGAAGCAAGAACGCTTATACCGATAAGCAAAAACGTAAAGCCGAACATATTAAAGATAGCTATGAAGACCGTGGTGTATCTGAAAAAGAAGCCGCCGCCCGCGCATGGGCAACGGTGAATAAAGAAGATGGTGGCGGAAATAAATCCGGATCGGGGCGCGGCAACTAAGCGCCACCCCCTAACCATCCTTGATTATCACGCAGGCTTTCGCGTAGGTGCGGGTTTTTAAACACATATTTCACAAGTTCATGACGGCGCATAATCTCATCCTTTGCGCTCTCGCAGCGGAGTTGGTTCTGGCAGGATTTATGCAGCTCCTCCGCATGGTGAAGCAGTATCTGTTTATATTCCTCCGTCATGCTGGGGCCAATATCTGCGATTATTTTCATCATATGTAACGTTGCGTTGCGGTCTGCTGCTACGTATTGGCGGACGTCTTTAAAAATTGTATCAGCAAAATGTGCGAATGAAATAGGATGTGCAATTACCCTGAGCTGATTGTTTTCATCATATCGCTGGTACTCTGGTATGGCGCGACCGCCAAGCTCGGCAAGCGCGCATTTCAGCCAGTTCATACAATTCATCGCCGTATACGGGTCGTTTACACCGGATGATAAAGCACGCGCAATCATTTCTAAAAGCTGATCTACCAGAAACATTATATTTTGTGTAGAGGTGCGCTCATTTCCCCACGCAACACAATTTCGCAATGCGTCCTCAATTTCCTCATCTATCCGTTCTGCAGGGGCAACATGCATTAGTATTTCCTGTTCGGTACAAAAATCCCCCGGTCGGTATTCTAACCGGACAACCAATTCTTTATTCATTGCGATCTTAAGCAAATTTTTTTCATCCAACGTCTGAATAAAACCATGGTGGTTGGCGCTAATGGCTACAGAGTCTTCAAAAATTTTTGTAATTTCTTCTTCAGACAGATTTTTACGCTCAGCCACCTCGCCAATCGCTTCAGGAAACATTTTTTGAATGCCTCGGCGCAACTCATTACCAATACTGGCGGTGATGTTAGAAATATTGATGGTTTCAGGAATATGGTGAATAAAATAAATCAGCACCATAACACTAGCAAGTGCCAGCCCAAGCCCACACAGCAACGACAAGTGCGGCACAAAGGCTGTGAGCAAATCGCTGGCATTGGCGGGGCCGCTTTCTGCTGTGCGTACACTACGCAGCACCATGAGACAATATACAAAAGTGGCGATAAATGTGCCTAAGGTCAGCTGGTTGCCCTGATCGCGCATGAAATTACCAATCAGACGAGGGCCAAATTGCGATGAGGCGAACGATACTGACACCATCGTCATAGAAAACGTTACACCAGCAACAGTTATCATCGATCCGGCAATAGTAGACAGCACAGCGCGGGCGCCATCGGGCTGATTAATATAGAGCCAGTTTATGCTCCGCAGCCACTCTACCCCCACATCGCGGTCGATTTGTACGGTAACAAATGAGAGTATCACGGCGCAAATCACCATAATCAGCGGAATAAACCAATAGCTTGCCCGCAAATCGTAATAAAATTTCAAAAGATGGCTGCGCATGAGAAGTTCCGCATTTTTAATAAGTTAGAGCAGTAAAGCGCGACATAATGCCACTGGAATTGTAAATTTTCCATGTAAAACGGCATATTATTATATTTATATGCTACTTATAACGCATTATCGCATTTAAGCTGGATCGCTTATACCATGCTACCGCAGACTGAAACATGCCTAACTGACAGAAAAGAAATATATTATGGATACATCCGCGCTTCCCACGTCTTCGAAAGAAGATGTTGCCGCACTGCCAGAAATTAAAACACCAGAAAACCTTGATGAAATTGCAACCACTTTATTAGGGGCAATCAAAACTCTGTGGGTGCAGTTTATCGAGCATGTTCCCCTGCTGATCATCGGCGCGGTCATATTAATGATTACTTGGGCAATATCCAAAGTGATCTTGCGCGTGCTAACAAAAGTTCTGCGGCAAAATAGCATTCGCGGGTCGCTAATCGACCTGATATGCCGCCTGACCTCCATCGCTATATGGCTATTGGGGTTGCTGGTTGCAGCCATGGTAATATTTCCCGGCCTCACCCCCAGCAATGCTCTTGGTGCGCTTGGGTTGTTCTCACTGGCCATCGGTTTTGCATTTAAAGATATCTTCGAAAACTTCTTTGCCGGAATTTTGATGCTATGGAAGTTTCCATTCGAGAATGAAGATTACATTGAATGCGAAGGTATAGAAGGGAAAATCGTCAGTATTACGGTGCGACAAACGCTGATTTTAAAAACTTCTGGCGAAATGATTGTGGTGCCTAATGCATTTTTGTTTAAAAACCCTGTAGAAGTACTCACCTATAAAACTCGTCGCCGCGTGATTGTGATGACAGGTGTCGCCTATGATGAAGATGTGACACAATCCTGTGAGGTGATAACCAAAGCAGTGGAGAATTGCGCATCGGTAGATAAAGAACATCCTATTCAGGTATTCCCACATGGATTTGGTGAAAGCTCTATCGACATCGAAGTAGCATGGTGGACAGAGGCCAAGCCAGTGGAT
This window contains:
- a CDS encoding ATP-binding cassette domain-containing protein, with the protein product MNQAAPILSMRHVGINYNASLMRRPRHDFWALKDVSLTLHRGESLGVIGRNGMGKSTLLRTMSGILKPDKGQFSLQKDATAALLSLQVGFVPHLSGRENIFLSGLLLGMRYQQIEEVFSKIITFAELENAIEKPISTYSDGMKARLGFAVSFQLDPDILLVDEVLGVGDAAFREKSSEMMKRRIHSDRTVVLVSHNANTIRELCERCVWIEEGVTVAEGPTDEIMRDYQNYVGKRANR
- a CDS encoding glycosyltransferase, with product MTTETKTRSTATKKAPRSDTKNTASQLIVLGMHRSGTSAMTGVMEALGAFVGDKDDLTATSWENPKGFFERQDMRQICDGFLHSEQADWWNIPHFDAANVSDATRNKLTSQIESLVAELDTHGTWAIKEPRLCLLLPLLEPFLSHPAIVFISRNPLEVAKSLRRRNGFSIDAGLALWEAYNIAALIHSAHLPRIFVNYHELTAQPQKTIEKIRKSLEKIGVKGLQSEQDSEVIEQDLHREHADDTEYQERLTPSQKRLWEALSKGKPEALELQLSYNAQCILEEFAADQDLLLGLRASLTQSEKALKESNDLNTRRQKEFARAMDKKSADLELVSQKAGRRARELQDVYNSTSWKVTAPLRKFSRTAPHIAAYGRKGLRLGKRIVTLQLYDTIKRRFTMQHRERMFTEAARMFDHEWYTQPQAASKESVAVLLNYLRDGIGQHHAHRPIERQLKQWNSTREQAFQKDTDALYAAKSKQFDAVKTAVIMPTWNRAETIHTAIKSVLEQSHQNFTLYIIDDGSDDNTAEIVTKFANNDSRIVYHSSNRGGVSQARNLGLQLVNLAGDAEYVFYLDSDNAWLTHYLRTMIVFMHTGQLDAGYAGIEAKDDGGNTEFYRGDEFDWNACLKANYVDLNCFAHRRDIAATPDKWFDTDLRRMVDWDFILRLTALSRTCFAPFLGVSYYNGDCGNRITKTEYVDNTEGLREQIQSKYNPAFFSVYSASINRPNWGEIRWVNTCMNIGLKIPAPYDKRMEWGDYHYAESLKAAFEALGHCVTIDFAGDWDKRPAEQDDVVLVLRGLSGYTPKPEHFNIMWNISHPDQVAYDEYEQYDLVCVASVSYAAFLRCVIRKPVACLLQSTDTQRFYPDAPDPDKAADVLFVGNSRNEYRDIVRWAIEADADLTVYGTRWKGFIDDHYVKGENINNTELGAYYRSAGAVLNDHWASMRDYGLVSNRIFDVLAAGGTLISDRCDSSGYIFGDAVQQVSNADETAEALKNVHAREAADKRAVAEYVVAKHSFDARAQSLLHHSYRALSNHVPSPADDAFMAMPYIQKDAPLKVNVLCKKGHHGPQSSAFIRLISPLTDDSMVGKVQLHLCHGEDMTEAAHADVTIVQRVAIDSRSDAQSFFDSAQLRGTKLILDNDDAFVKIDPNHPEFSLYTQKNLIMEQVMQQCDQLWFSTQALADAYGHIEKPRHVVENALDPRIWRNYRETRPLIGERNVAQMVYMGTSTHDDDFNMIMPALDAVAEAMPNSFELTLISAVRNPPKRSRLKVEQTPANARVYPRFVRWFVQQPPWDIGLSPLVDNPFNRCKSDIKFLDYLGLEILPVLSDMEAYNGDAKAQALAVMAENTTQGWVDALSDAIENIESHRARVVAGREYLWQQRSTKQMAARQWELIEQL
- a CDS encoding sulfotransferase; protein product: MLDFIGIGARRAGEDWLYEQLRRHPEIHFPREMELSFWSRHYPQSLVDADYSRDLEWYRSVFAHWPDGVSPTVRETARPAVPPQHHRSWFDKLMARLDGLDTRSQGAKLAELDPHAPPPTAEIVQAASKLGDFSPTYCWFDDTSMPAVIHDFAPQAKIIYIIRDPRNRAWAAAEKLRELAGLTPEETSDHWYADHFRSAQSLKQGDYARAIAQWQAAYENKLHIMQFEHISSDPHWLLQGVCAHIGVQDSEYFSAEPVAQLLKHIPAQTPMRPSLMPILDEIYAKKTQALYDISGIDYRRTSPIE
- a CDS encoding YcgN family cysteine cluster protein produces the protein MPQPEFITKPLHEMSQSEWESLCDGCGLCCQIRTQDVDTDEIALSNVACRYLCLDSHRCSDYANRHENVADCVKVTPQNVFALDWLPHSCGYRLVAYGQSLPAWHPLVCGDSNRVHTHGPSMKGDIISEDDADWDEDWEDDC
- a CDS encoding DUF2254 domain-containing protein, which produces MRSHLLKFYYDLRASYWFIPLIMVICAVILSFVTVQIDRDVGVEWLRSINWLYINQPDGARAVLSTIAGSMITVAGVTFSMTMVSVSFASSQFGPRLIGNFMRDQGNQLTLGTFIATFVYCLMVLRSVRTAESGPANASDLLTAFVPHLSLLCGLGLALASVMVLIYFIHHIPETINISNITASIGNELRRGIQKMFPEAIGEVAERKNLSEEEITKIFEDSVAISANHHGFIQTLDEKNLLKIAMNKELVVRLEYRPGDFCTEQEILMHVAPAERIDEEIEDALRNCVAWGNERTSTQNIMFLVDQLLEMIARALSSGVNDPYTAMNCMNWLKCALAELGGRAIPEYQRYDENNQLRVIAHPISFAHFADTIFKDVRQYVAADRNATLHMMKIIADIGPSMTEEYKQILLHHAEELHKSCQNQLRCESAKDEIMRRHELVKYVFKNPHLRESLRDNQGWLGGGA
- a CDS encoding mechanosensitive ion channel family protein; this translates as MDTSALPTSSKEDVAALPEIKTPENLDEIATTLLGAIKTLWVQFIEHVPLLIIGAVILMITWAISKVILRVLTKVLRQNSIRGSLIDLICRLTSIAIWLLGLLVAAMVIFPGLTPSNALGALGLFSLAIGFAFKDIFENFFAGILMLWKFPFENEDYIECEGIEGKIVSITVRQTLILKTSGEMIVVPNAFLFKNPVEVLTYKTRRRVIVMTGVAYDEDVTQSCEVITKAVENCASVDKEHPIQVFPHGFGESSIDIEVAWWTEAKPVDIRSSRGEVVTAIKKALDEAGIEIPFPYRTLTFKENVKVALNAPDSQTEASNA